TCGACGTAAGTTTTCCAGCCAATAAGCAATAACTTCTTAAACGCCTGTTTCGAGATTTTGACATGCAGCCCCCGAACCTTGAACAGATTGATTCGCTCCTTCGAATAGTCGATCGCGAAATCTGGCTGATTACTGCCGCGCACAACGGGCAGCGATCAGGGCTAACGGCCACTTGGGTTTCGCAGGTCTCGCTCGACCCCGAGCGACCGGTTTTACTCGCCGGTCTCTCGCCACGTAATTACACCACCGAACTCGTACAGCAGCGCGGTCTGTTTGCCGCCCACCTGATGACCCATGAGCAACTTCAACTAGCCTATGCCCTGGCCGCTCACAGTGGTCGCCAGCAAGACAAGCTGGCCGGCGTGCAGCTGTCGCCGCACGAATCGGGAGCGCTTATTTTGACCGAGTGTCGCGCTTGGTTTGTGGGAAAAGTCTTCCGCCAGCAGAGTACAGGGGACCGCGAATTTTTCTGGGCCGATGTGATTGCGGCCGGAGAAAACGCAGCTGGTCCGGCGCTGCGCGAACAGGCTTTCTTTCAAGGACTGACCGCTACCGAGCGAATACACCTGAAGGAACTGCGGGCCAGTGATGCGCTCGCACTGCGTGCTGCCGCCCGGTTGTGGCGACAGCAACCGACCGAATTATGAATAAATCCGCGCGTTATAACTGGCCCGTAGTGAGGCCAAGCGGTAGAGTTTGATAGGCAAGAGCAACGTTGGCAGGCACGCGCTTTGCTGATACAAGCAACAGCGAATTCACCTGCCGTTTTGTAGCTGGCCAGCGCCGCTGATGATGAGCGGTGATGGCTTGGCTTCCAAAAATCTCAGGAGGAACTAACTCAGTGCAAAGTCTCGACCGCGCTTCCGGCGTGGCACGCGAGAAGGCCATTCTCGTCCGTGTCGTTCTTCAATCCGAATCTCTGAACGAGCAGCCCTTGGCGGAATTGACCGGGCTGGCAGAAACGGCTGGCGCGAAGATCGTCGGCGAAATGACGCAGCGGCGTGAAACGCCCGACATGACCACTTATCTTGGCCGCGGTAAAGTCGGCGAATTGAAGGCGCTCGCGGCAAACCTTGATGCCGATGTGGCGATCTTCGATAACGATTTGAACCCGGCGCAGATCCGTAACCTGGAGCAGGCGCTCGGTATCAAAGTGC
Above is a window of Anatilimnocola aggregata DNA encoding:
- a CDS encoding flavin reductase family protein; translated protein: MQPPNLEQIDSLLRIVDREIWLITAAHNGQRSGLTATWVSQVSLDPERPVLLAGLSPRNYTTELVQQRGLFAAHLMTHEQLQLAYALAAHSGRQQDKLAGVQLSPHESGALILTECRAWFVGKVFRQQSTGDREFFWADVIAAGENAAGPALREQAFFQGLTATERIHLKELRASDALALRAAARLWRQQPTEL